Genomic window (Roseivirga sp. 4D4):
CAGGAATTCCTGGTATGACGTCATTAAGGGATTCGAGCTCTGCTTGCAAGTTTTCAAAAGTGGAGGGTCTGCTGATATCGAAGACATAGAGTGCTCCATGAGCACCCAACTTATAGCTTGCGGGTATCTTTTGCTGACTGTCCTCGCCAGCGATATCCCAAATAATCATGGTTACATCCATGTCACCCACCTTGACAATCTTTTTGTCAATTTTAACTCCGATGGTGGTGATATACTGATCTGAAAATTTCTGATGGACGAAACGTTGAACAAGGGATGATTTGCCAACGCCAAAATGTCCAATGAGTATTACTTTCTTACTCACTGACATCGTCAAAAGCATTAAAGTGCTCTTCTAAGCCCGAAGAGATCAGGTCTTGTGATGCTTCAGCTTCATCACCTTCTTTGGCCTTAACAAGCACTTTTTCTGCAAAAGTTAAGAGCTGATCATCCAGTTTATCTTTGAAAGTGGAGCTCATTCCTCCAGAGCAAACGACAGAGATAAAGAATGACTTAAAGTTTTTAATGATCACTTTATAGTTCTCATAATCGATGCTCTCCAGCTCTTGCGCATCGGCAGAAAAGGCATCTTCAACAAAGGCCTTGATGGCAGTAAGCATACCGGCTACCATATCCCCATCCAGTGATCCTTTTTTAGAGTAGCTGCCAATCAGTAGACCTGAATTTCTTTCGATTACAAATATCTCCTCAATCTTAGGTTCTATCAGGTTGGATAAAACCATGTCTTTTTGTGGTGTTCCTGAAATCCAGGCTTTGATGCGCAGCTTCCAGCCTTCCCATGAAAAAGCCAGTTCCATTTGAGCATCTACTTTTTCAGAAAGCTTCTCGATTTCGGAAGTGATGTACTTCTTGATCATTCTACCAATGATCGGGTAGAGGACCTCCACAACCTCATCTTGAGATTCTTTGATCTGTCTTTTGATCGACTCTGTGATTTGAGGACCGAATAAGCCAGAGAAGTTCTTTTTAAGTGCACCTTCCTGATCGGTGAGAATAGGGTTTATGCGCTCTTCCAGCTGCTCTTTCTCGTTGAGTTGCCGGTCTAGTTCTTCTAATTTTTGAGCAAGTTCGTTTCTGTCCTCCCGGTCTTGTTCCAGGAGGATTTCCTTCAGTTTCTCAAAACCAACGGCCTTGCTCATTCGAAAGGTCTATTCTGCGATTTGTTTAC
Coding sequences:
- a CDS encoding GTP-binding protein, which translates into the protein MSVSKKVILIGHFGVGKSSLVQRFVHQKFSDQYITTIGVKIDKKIVKVGDMDVTMIIWDIAGEDSQQKIPASYKLGAHGALYVFDISRPSTFENLQAELESLNDVIPGIPVQVLANKMDLVNDEERGMILSRLPVQGVFETSAKTGLHVEEAFKQLAEKMV